A genomic window from Candidatus Pelagisphaera phototrophica includes:
- the kdsB gene encoding 3-deoxy-manno-octulosonate cytidylyltransferase, protein MLAIIAPARLASTRFPEKLLYPIKGKPLILWVAERLQEQAPEIPRYFAVDDLRLETVLRDAGHKTITTRDDHTCGTDRLAEANEKIGAEWLINVQGDEPLVTRGQILALESLLKEGAYMATLATRFNTRAEFLDPNQVKLVMDTAQNALYFSRASIPHDRDGFEIFDDDWVARAPAYRHIGLYGYRADFLRTYCSLPEGKLEMVERLEQLRVLENGYDIKVALTDELSIGIDTLNDAALFEEYLNRI, encoded by the coding sequence ATGTTAGCGATTATTGCTCCCGCTCGTCTTGCCTCCACTAGGTTTCCCGAAAAGCTTCTCTATCCGATTAAGGGTAAGCCGCTCATTTTGTGGGTGGCAGAACGTTTGCAAGAACAAGCGCCGGAAATACCACGGTATTTTGCGGTGGATGACTTGCGACTGGAGACAGTATTGCGAGACGCGGGGCATAAAACTATCACGACGCGTGATGACCACACTTGCGGGACGGACCGTCTAGCTGAAGCGAACGAGAAAATTGGAGCTGAGTGGTTAATCAATGTTCAGGGGGATGAACCTCTAGTGACTCGAGGGCAAATTCTAGCACTGGAGTCTCTGCTAAAAGAGGGCGCTTATATGGCGACTCTGGCGACTCGATTCAATACGAGGGCTGAGTTTCTCGATCCCAACCAGGTTAAGTTAGTGATGGACACGGCCCAAAACGCTTTGTATTTTTCCCGAGCGTCGATTCCGCATGACCGGGATGGATTCGAGATTTTTGATGATGACTGGGTGGCCAGGGCTCCCGCCTATCGGCATATAGGGCTATACGGATATCGAGCGGATTTTCTTCGGACCTACTGCAGTTTGCCGGAAGGAAAACTGGAAATGGTAGAGAGGCTTGAGCAACTTCGCGTTTTGGAAAACGGCTATGACATTAAGGTCGCTCTCACGGATGAGCTATCGATTGGAATCGACACTCTCAATGATGCGGCACTCTTCGAGGAATACTTGAATCGAATTTAG
- a CDS encoding Fur family transcriptional regulator has product MNSEVTTETLNRKLAQAGLRSTRQREVVFNAILSKQDHPTADEIFARVKADMPSISLATVYNCLDTLVQCHLVKQVHLERESTRFCPNLSEHAHFHDNDTGQVFDVQLEPEILDKLSSLLPENFEPSSIDITFRGRSATKAQPAKESGEPSQLNFS; this is encoded by the coding sequence ATGAACTCAGAAGTCACCACAGAGACGCTCAACCGAAAGCTCGCGCAGGCGGGACTTCGATCCACGCGTCAAAGAGAAGTCGTCTTTAATGCGATTCTCTCTAAACAGGACCATCCTACGGCTGACGAGATATTCGCCCGCGTCAAAGCAGATATGCCAAGCATATCTCTCGCGACAGTATATAACTGCCTCGACACGCTCGTTCAGTGCCACCTAGTCAAACAGGTTCACCTCGAACGGGAATCAACGCGATTCTGCCCCAACCTATCCGAGCACGCCCATTTCCATGATAACGATACCGGGCAGGTTTTCGACGTACAGCTCGAACCTGAAATTCTCGATAAGCTTTCCAGCCTCTTGCCTGAGAACTTTGAACCCAGCTCGATCGATATCACTTTTCGCGGGAGGAGTGCGACGAAAGCACAACCTGCCAAAGAAAGCGGCGAACCCTCTCAACTAAATTTTTCATGA
- the sufC gene encoding Fe-S cluster assembly ATPase SufC, whose amino-acid sequence MSASLEIKNLNVSIGDKQIIKDFSLTIPKGEVHAIMGPNGTGKSTLAKALAGHPDYEITSGDALMDGESIIEMEVDERSRAGLFLAFQYPMEIPGVSIANFIRAARNARLPEGEDLDAPAYYKELYEKMDTLKIDRKFTSRSINEGFSGGEKKRCEILQLAMLNPKYAILDETDSGLDIDALKIVSEGVNALRGPELGALVITHYQRLLDYIVPNKVHVMYDGRIVKSGDKSLALELESKGYDWIKEIAENAA is encoded by the coding sequence ATGAGCGCATCACTCGAAATAAAGAACCTAAACGTAAGTATCGGCGATAAGCAGATCATAAAGGACTTCAGCCTTACTATTCCTAAGGGCGAAGTGCATGCCATCATGGGACCCAACGGTACCGGCAAAAGTACTTTGGCAAAGGCGCTAGCCGGCCATCCCGACTACGAAATTACCAGTGGCGACGCCTTGATGGATGGAGAGTCGATAATTGAGATGGAAGTAGACGAACGCTCTCGGGCGGGTCTCTTCCTCGCCTTTCAATACCCAATGGAAATACCAGGCGTATCGATCGCCAACTTCATCCGGGCGGCGAGAAATGCGCGTCTGCCAGAGGGCGAAGATCTTGATGCTCCTGCATACTACAAGGAGCTCTATGAGAAAATGGATACGCTCAAGATCGATCGGAAATTCACTTCCCGTTCTATCAACGAAGGATTCTCTGGAGGAGAAAAGAAACGTTGTGAGATCCTACAGTTAGCCATGCTCAATCCTAAGTACGCCATTTTGGATGAAACGGACTCGGGCTTGGATATTGACGCATTGAAAATTGTCTCCGAGGGAGTAAACGCACTTCGAGGGCCGGAACTAGGTGCTCTCGTCATCACCCACTATCAACGCCTGCTCGACTATATCGTACCAAACAAGGTCCATGTAATGTATGACGGCCGCATCGTTAAAAGCGGTGACAAGAGTCTCGCTCTAGAGCTCGAAAGTAAGGGTTACGACTGGATCAAGGAAATCGCAGAAAACGCCGCTTAG
- the sufB gene encoding Fe-S cluster assembly protein SufB: MTTATNNIEIDREKGDFKYAETHKFDAGVGLNEGTVDYICDVKGEDDWIRDFRKRALKVFQDKPMPTHWATKDLENIDFNKIRYYLAGDQRAKKSWDDVPDEVKETFERLGIPENERKFLAGVEAQFDSEAAYSNIKEAVAKDGVIFMGSTDGLMEHPEIFKKWFGKVIPTGDNKFSALNSAVFSGGSFIYVPPGVKVSHPLQAYFRINAENFGQFERTLIIADEGSEVTYMEGCTAPKFDTATLHSAVVELVAMPGAKIEYITVQNWSSNVFNLVTKRAIAHENSVVKWIDCNIGSRLTMKYPGVILKGRKARGEVLSIALANDDQHQDTGAKMIHAADETTSNVISKSISVGKGRSTYRGQVHIPKHLKGCKNNTECDALLINSDSRTDTYPAITVRGDRNYVQHEASVSKVSAEQIFYMQQRGLSEAGAMSLSVNGFVNDLTRQFPMEYSVELKRLIELEMEGSVG, translated from the coding sequence ATGACAACTGCAACCAACAATATAGAGATCGATCGGGAAAAAGGGGATTTCAAATACGCCGAAACTCACAAGTTCGACGCCGGCGTCGGCTTGAACGAAGGTACGGTCGACTACATCTGCGATGTTAAGGGCGAAGACGACTGGATCCGCGATTTTCGTAAACGGGCTCTGAAAGTTTTTCAAGACAAACCAATGCCCACGCATTGGGCCACCAAGGATCTGGAGAATATCGACTTCAACAAGATCCGCTACTACCTCGCAGGCGACCAGCGTGCCAAGAAAAGTTGGGACGACGTTCCAGATGAGGTCAAAGAAACCTTCGAACGGCTTGGCATTCCAGAGAATGAACGAAAATTCCTGGCAGGGGTTGAGGCTCAGTTCGACTCCGAAGCAGCGTATTCAAATATCAAGGAAGCAGTCGCAAAGGATGGGGTAATATTCATGGGCAGTACAGACGGGCTCATGGAGCACCCCGAAATATTCAAGAAGTGGTTTGGGAAAGTCATACCGACTGGTGACAACAAGTTCTCAGCATTGAACAGTGCAGTGTTTTCGGGTGGCTCATTCATCTATGTCCCGCCTGGGGTCAAGGTAAGCCACCCTCTACAGGCCTACTTCCGCATCAACGCAGAAAATTTCGGCCAATTCGAACGAACGTTGATTATCGCCGATGAAGGATCGGAAGTCACCTACATGGAGGGATGTACGGCACCAAAATTCGACACTGCCACACTCCATAGCGCCGTCGTTGAGCTCGTCGCTATGCCGGGCGCCAAAATCGAATATATAACCGTCCAAAATTGGTCGAGCAACGTATTCAACCTTGTGACAAAACGGGCGATCGCCCATGAGAACTCAGTCGTCAAATGGATCGATTGCAATATTGGCTCAAGACTAACGATGAAGTATCCAGGGGTGATACTCAAAGGACGCAAAGCCCGAGGAGAAGTCTTGAGTATAGCCTTAGCCAACGATGATCAGCACCAAGACACCGGTGCCAAGATGATCCATGCGGCAGACGAAACCACTAGCAATGTGATATCGAAGTCGATAAGCGTGGGAAAGGGACGATCGACCTACCGAGGCCAGGTGCATATCCCAAAACACTTAAAAGGCTGCAAGAATAACACGGAGTGCGATGCCCTTCTAATCAATTCCGATTCCCGCACGGACACCTATCCAGCAATAACCGTAAGGGGCGACCGAAATTATGTGCAGCATGAAGCTTCAGTCAGTAAGGTATCCGCAGAACAAATATTCTACATGCAGCAACGCGGACTCAGCGAGGCTGGTGCGATGAGTTTAAGCGTGAATGGATTCGTCAATGATCTCACCAGACAGTTCCCGATGGAGTACAGCGTTGAGCTAAAACGTTTAATCGAATTGGAAATGGAAGGCTCCGTTGGCTAA
- a CDS encoding TatD family hydrolase codes for MDSIIDTHTHLERFYRKGNLDSVLEAAVNEGVDRMVTVGTDFDDWDLYGELAKSYQGKIDYTVGIHPCSVDGSWELAFRKIANFWTREKVPVALGEIGLDRFHLPEDESDAERVFNLQLDAFRAQLEISKKLNVPVVVHSRGAFRECVELIDDSGMDWTRVVFHCFSEGPGEMKQLMDRGAFGSFTGIITFKNAESIRDAAKLQGLGRLMIETDAPYLAPMPHRGKPNEPSYLRHTADYCAVVFGTTPSELAAVTTENAFSFYGLR; via the coding sequence GTGGACTCAATCATAGATACGCACACGCACCTAGAAAGATTTTATCGCAAAGGAAATCTGGACAGCGTTCTTGAGGCTGCGGTGAATGAAGGCGTTGACCGTATGGTAACGGTGGGTACTGACTTTGACGATTGGGACCTGTACGGGGAGCTTGCAAAGTCGTATCAGGGTAAGATCGACTATACCGTTGGAATCCATCCCTGTTCGGTGGATGGGAGTTGGGAACTGGCTTTTCGAAAGATTGCCAATTTCTGGACAAGAGAGAAGGTGCCCGTTGCCCTTGGCGAAATCGGACTAGATCGGTTTCATCTCCCAGAGGATGAATCGGATGCTGAAAGGGTTTTCAACCTGCAATTAGACGCGTTTCGGGCTCAGCTGGAAATTTCAAAGAAACTAAACGTACCCGTAGTCGTGCACTCGCGGGGGGCTTTCAGGGAATGTGTAGAGTTGATTGACGATTCAGGTATGGATTGGACCCGGGTTGTGTTTCACTGCTTTTCGGAAGGGCCTGGAGAGATGAAGCAACTCATGGATCGAGGCGCGTTTGGAAGCTTCACTGGAATCATAACTTTCAAGAACGCCGAGTCGATTCGGGATGCGGCGAAACTGCAGGGATTGGGGCGATTGATGATAGAAACGGACGCGCCTTATTTGGCTCCGATGCCGCATCGCGGCAAGCCGAACGAACCTTCCTACTTACGCCACACGGCAGATTACTGTGCGGTAGTTTTTGGGACGACCCCAAGCGAGCTGGCGGCGGTGACTACAGAAAACGCGTTCAGCTTTTACGGTTTGAGGTAA
- a CDS encoding HPr family phosphocarrier protein, which yields MDSSNLHQEGQSVERILLVQNQMGIHARPAAMIVRAANKYESDMFFEKDDEQVNGKSIMGLMMLAASKGSEIKAIASGQDAKQALDELETLFASKFDEK from the coding sequence GTGGACTCTTCGAACCTCCATCAAGAAGGACAATCCGTCGAACGAATTCTCTTGGTTCAAAACCAAATGGGAATTCACGCTCGTCCTGCTGCCATGATCGTGCGCGCCGCGAACAAATACGAGAGTGACATGTTTTTTGAAAAGGATGACGAACAGGTGAACGGCAAGTCCATCATGGGCCTTATGATGCTAGCTGCGAGCAAGGGATCAGAGATCAAGGCCATCGCCTCTGGACAAGACGCAAAGCAGGCTTTGGACGAGCTCGAGACGCTTTTCGCGTCGAAGTTCGACGAAAAGTAG
- the trxB gene encoding thioredoxin-disulfide reductase, whose protein sequence is MSNDTENVVIIGTGCSGLTAAIYTARANLNPLVLEGNLPGGQLTQTSEVENFPGFPDGIDGFMLMDNLRKQATRFGTRFEQSQIESVDFSQSAYTLKTSSREYKARSVIIATGASPRLLGVPGEKEMFGGKGVTTCATCDGAFYRNMDVVVVGGGDTACEEALFLTRFCRKITLIHRRDALRASKIMADRTLAHEKIEVLWDTVVEAIVADDTGNVSSVRLKNRVSLEQSELPCKGVFIAIGHLPNTGPFANAIKVDENGYFVPETGSQVKTNIPGVYVSGDCADHVYRQAITAAGMGCQAAIEAERYLAESD, encoded by the coding sequence ATGTCTAACGATACAGAAAACGTCGTCATCATTGGCACCGGCTGCTCTGGCCTTACTGCAGCGATTTACACCGCTCGCGCCAACTTAAACCCACTCGTCCTTGAGGGCAACCTGCCCGGTGGCCAGCTGACTCAGACCAGTGAGGTGGAGAATTTCCCTGGATTCCCAGACGGAATTGACGGCTTTATGCTAATGGACAATTTGCGTAAGCAAGCGACTCGCTTTGGCACGCGCTTCGAACAAAGCCAAATTGAGTCCGTCGACTTTTCCCAATCCGCCTATACACTCAAAACTTCATCCCGTGAGTACAAGGCCCGCTCTGTTATCATTGCCACTGGAGCCTCTCCCAGGCTATTGGGAGTACCCGGTGAAAAGGAGATGTTTGGGGGCAAAGGAGTCACCACTTGCGCCACCTGCGATGGAGCCTTTTACCGCAATATGGATGTTGTAGTCGTTGGGGGTGGGGATACCGCTTGCGAAGAAGCCCTCTTTCTCACTCGATTTTGTAGAAAGATCACCTTAATTCACCGCCGAGACGCGCTTCGAGCATCAAAGATCATGGCAGACAGAACTCTCGCCCACGAAAAAATTGAAGTGCTCTGGGATACCGTCGTCGAAGCAATCGTCGCTGACGACACAGGAAACGTAAGTAGCGTTCGATTAAAGAATCGGGTTTCCCTTGAACAATCGGAACTTCCTTGCAAGGGGGTTTTTATCGCCATCGGGCACCTTCCCAATACGGGACCTTTCGCCAATGCCATCAAGGTGGACGAAAACGGCTACTTTGTTCCGGAAACCGGCAGTCAGGTTAAGACCAATATTCCTGGTGTATACGTCTCTGGCGACTGTGCCGACCACGTCTACCGTCAGGCGATCACCGCTGCTGGGATGGGTTGCCAAGCAGCTATTGAAGCCGAGCGCTACTTGGCGGAGTCGGACTAA